In Stutzerimonas stutzeri, a genomic segment contains:
- a CDS encoding SMI1/KNR4 family protein: MEEVIEQLRELNEPVPVPLELPDDDRLVEVEEELLINLPFGLREFLLTVSDVIYGRLEPVTAADPQSHTYLPEVAANAWDAGVARDLLPICQDGPDYYVVDLEGEVMLFDGDEHELTDGSWESVWHWARDVWLES; the protein is encoded by the coding sequence ATGGAAGAGGTGATCGAGCAACTGCGTGAACTCAACGAACCGGTACCGGTACCGCTGGAACTGCCGGACGATGACCGGCTGGTCGAGGTCGAGGAAGAGTTGTTGATCAACCTGCCGTTCGGCTTGCGTGAATTCCTTTTGACGGTCAGTGACGTGATCTATGGCCGACTGGAACCGGTAACCGCCGCCGACCCGCAATCGCATACCTATCTGCCGGAAGTAGCCGCCAACGCTTGGGATGCTGGCGTGGCCCGCGACCTGCTGCCGATCTGTCAGGACGGGCCGGATTACTATGTGGTCGACCTCGAAGGCGAGGTCATGCTGTTCGACGGCGACGAGCACGAGCTGACCGACGGGAGCTGGGAATCGGTGTGGCACTGGGCGCGCGACGTCTGGCTGGAAAGTTGA
- a CDS encoding arylsulfotransferase family protein translates to MDKADRAGFAVFILAIAFIAFVGGALVTLSQNFPYRYLNDAYKAAHAALAQFTETDLYTETHLWRQARRQERGVTTHDAQDAFDGLTLYTSGDGSYANLMDMQGKVVHRWALPYREIWTESPAGRKPRPEDRIYWDKARLLPNGDLLVVITADNDTPWGYGLIRIDRDSKLIWAYHGAAHHDLHLTPDGRLVTLTHGFSEDDIPSLKGLERPWLDDWLVTLDLESGEELNKVSLSRAFLKSRFAEPLYQTPGYATGDPLHANSVHFLDDQQTAAFTPAKGRPGQVLVSFRNISTIALVNPELGAVTWATTGPWLVQHDAQVLPNGNMTLFDNAANYREANISRVLEVNPSTHEVVWTYEGDDEHPFESYVRSSAETLPNGNRLITESDGGRLFEVTQKGNIVWEFINPVRGGDNEAFIPIVSSGQRIAYETLDAAFRAVIDQSLNR, encoded by the coding sequence ATGGACAAGGCAGATCGTGCCGGTTTCGCCGTATTCATCCTTGCCATAGCATTCATCGCTTTTGTCGGTGGCGCGTTGGTCACGCTTTCGCAGAACTTTCCCTACCGCTATCTGAACGACGCCTACAAAGCGGCTCATGCGGCGCTGGCTCAGTTCACCGAGACCGATCTCTACACCGAGACACATTTGTGGCGGCAAGCGCGGCGTCAGGAACGGGGCGTAACCACTCATGATGCGCAGGACGCGTTCGACGGGCTGACGCTCTACACCTCGGGCGACGGCAGTTACGCCAATCTGATGGACATGCAGGGCAAGGTCGTCCATCGCTGGGCGCTGCCCTATCGCGAGATTTGGACTGAAAGCCCGGCCGGCCGTAAGCCCAGGCCCGAGGACAGAATCTATTGGGACAAGGCCCGCCTGTTACCCAACGGCGACTTGCTGGTGGTGATCACCGCCGATAACGACACACCCTGGGGTTATGGCCTGATCCGCATCGATCGTGATTCCAAGTTGATCTGGGCTTACCACGGCGCAGCCCATCATGACCTACACCTGACGCCGGACGGTCGCTTAGTCACCCTCACCCATGGCTTCAGCGAGGACGATATCCCCAGCTTGAAGGGACTCGAACGCCCGTGGCTGGATGATTGGCTGGTGACGCTGGACCTTGAAAGCGGTGAAGAATTGAACAAGGTCTCGCTGTCCCGGGCCTTTCTCAAGTCGCGCTTCGCCGAACCGCTTTACCAAACGCCCGGCTACGCCACGGGCGATCCGCTGCACGCCAACAGCGTACATTTTCTCGACGACCAGCAAACCGCCGCCTTCACTCCCGCCAAGGGCCGTCCCGGGCAAGTGCTCGTCTCGTTCCGCAACATCAGCACCATCGCGTTGGTGAACCCCGAGCTGGGCGCCGTGACCTGGGCCACCACCGGGCCCTGGCTGGTCCAGCATGACGCCCAGGTGCTGCCGAACGGAAACATGACTCTCTTCGACAATGCGGCCAACTATCGGGAGGCGAATATTTCCCGAGTGCTCGAAGTGAACCCGAGCACCCATGAGGTGGTCTGGACGTATGAAGGAGACGATGAACACCCCTTTGAAAGTTATGTCCGCAGCTCTGCGGAAACACTGCCCAACGGCAACCGCTTGATCACCGAATCCGATGGCGGGCGTCTGTTCGAGGTTACGCAGAAAGGGAACATCGTCTGGGAGTTCATCAACCCGGTACGCGGCGGAGATAACGAAGCCTTTATCCCCATCGTCTCATCTGGGCAACGGATCGCTTACGAAACGCTCGACGCGGCATTCCGCGCCGTTATCGATCAGTCGTTGAACAGGTGA
- a CDS encoding CobW family GTP-binding protein — translation MLTHIPTHVICGPLGAGKTSLIRSLLAQKPASERWAVLINEFGQIGLDAALLTTDETGISLAEVAGGCLCCVNGVPFQVGLSRLLRKAKPDRLLIEPSGLGHPAELLKQLGEPPWQEVMALQPCVTVLDAAALARGEPLPPSQQQALQSSGLLLLNKSEQLTQADRQYLIKQLPALPLRWTHEGALPISELPGIDVRAGLAGGQAPLPAAAGVPGGVWLNPQQPFCQGQGSADGWSIGWRWHPSQRFDTQRIAHWLGSLNWRRAKLVVHGPDGWHSANALAGEPLRFMPSEWRKDSRLELIFDEPQDEPRLKAAMAACRL, via the coding sequence ATGCTGACCCACATACCTACCCATGTAATCTGCGGGCCGCTCGGCGCCGGCAAGACCAGCCTGATCCGCTCGCTACTGGCGCAAAAGCCCGCAAGCGAACGCTGGGCGGTGCTGATCAATGAGTTCGGCCAGATCGGACTCGACGCCGCACTGCTGACCACCGATGAGACGGGGATCAGCCTGGCCGAGGTTGCTGGCGGCTGTCTGTGCTGCGTCAACGGCGTGCCGTTTCAGGTCGGCTTGAGCCGCTTGTTGCGCAAGGCCAAACCGGACCGGCTGTTGATCGAGCCTTCAGGGCTGGGGCATCCGGCCGAGTTGCTGAAACAACTCGGCGAACCACCTTGGCAAGAGGTAATGGCGTTGCAGCCGTGCGTGACCGTACTCGACGCCGCGGCGCTGGCGCGTGGCGAGCCGTTGCCGCCAAGCCAGCAACAGGCGCTGCAGAGCAGCGGCTTGTTGCTGCTGAACAAATCTGAGCAGCTGACCCAGGCCGATCGCCAGTACCTCATTAAGCAGCTGCCTGCGCTACCCCTGCGCTGGACACATGAGGGCGCTCTGCCGATCTCCGAACTGCCCGGCATCGACGTACGAGCCGGACTTGCCGGTGGGCAAGCTCCCCTCCCCGCTGCTGCCGGCGTACCCGGTGGTGTTTGGCTGAATCCGCAACAGCCCTTCTGCCAGGGTCAGGGCAGCGCGGACGGCTGGAGTATTGGCTGGCGCTGGCATCCGAGCCAACGTTTCGACACGCAACGCATCGCCCATTGGCTCGGTAGCTTGAACTGGCGCCGAGCGAAGCTGGTCGTGCACGGACCCGATGGTTGGCACTCGGCCAATGCGCTGGCTGGCGAGCCACTGCGGTTCATGCCCAGCGAATGGCGGAAGGACTCGAGGCTGGAACTAATCTTCGATGAACCGCAGGATGAGCCGCGCTTGAAGGCGGCAATGGCGGCCTGCCGCCTCTAG
- a CDS encoding biliverdin-producing heme oxygenase, with protein MSSLRQWLRDASAPLHQRVDTTYSRFDLRDRHDYGLFLSAHAAALLPLEAALEQGPIARLLNDWPERSRSAALAEDLRALRIALPAPPHLQPGSDEGWYWGVAYVLEGSRLGGRVLSQRVRDGVSGRPLRYLEHGAGAPLWPRFLAQFERRATRVDRDQLLEGVQLAFGRFLQAAEYELQAASSLP; from the coding sequence ATGTCATCCTTGCGTCAGTGGCTCCGCGACGCGAGTGCGCCGCTGCATCAGCGCGTCGATACGACTTATTCCCGCTTCGACCTGCGCGACCGCCACGATTACGGACTTTTTCTGAGCGCACACGCGGCTGCGCTGCTTCCCTTGGAAGCGGCGCTTGAGCAGGGCCCGATAGCGCGACTGCTGAACGATTGGCCCGAAAGAAGCCGAAGCGCGGCGCTAGCTGAAGATCTGCGGGCACTCCGGATTGCTTTGCCCGCTCCACCGCATCTCCAACCGGGCAGCGACGAAGGCTGGTACTGGGGCGTTGCCTACGTGCTGGAGGGCTCGCGGCTTGGCGGTCGAGTATTGTCCCAGCGTGTCCGTGACGGTGTCTCGGGCCGTCCGCTGCGCTACCTCGAACATGGAGCGGGCGCTCCGCTGTGGCCGCGTTTTCTGGCGCAATTCGAGCGCCGAGCAACGCGCGTCGACCGCGATCAACTGCTGGAAGGTGTCCAGCTGGCGTTCGGCCGGTTTCTCCAGGCCGCCGAATATGAACTGCAGGCCGCGTCTTCCTTGCCCTAG
- a CDS encoding response regulator, whose protein sequence is MLKPILLVEDNPHDLELTLVALERSQLANDVIVLRDGAEALDYLLRRGDYAQRADGNPAVLLLDLKLPKVDGLEVLKMVRETPDLRSIPVVMLTSSREEPDLTKAYELGVNAYVVKPVEFRDFVAAISDLGIFWAVLNEPPPGSLRLQRQRRDRQDDEERS, encoded by the coding sequence ATGCTCAAACCGATTCTTTTGGTAGAAGACAATCCTCACGATCTGGAACTGACGCTGGTCGCGCTCGAGCGCAGTCAACTGGCCAACGATGTGATTGTCTTGCGCGACGGCGCCGAGGCGCTCGATTACCTGCTGCGTCGCGGCGACTATGCCCAGCGCGCCGATGGCAATCCGGCCGTGCTGCTGCTCGACCTCAAGTTGCCCAAAGTGGACGGCCTTGAGGTGCTGAAAATGGTTCGCGAAACCCCCGACCTGCGCAGCATACCCGTGGTGATGCTGACGTCCTCGCGTGAGGAACCGGACCTGACGAAGGCTTACGAACTGGGGGTGAACGCTTACGTGGTCAAACCGGTCGAATTTCGGGATTTCGTGGCGGCCATTTCCGACCTCGGTATTTTCTGGGCTGTGCTCAATGAGCCGCCACCGGGCTCGTTGCGGCTGCAACGCCAACGCCGGGATCGCCAGGACGATGAAGAGCGGAGCTGA
- a CDS encoding hybrid sensor histidine kinase/response regulator → MPPKKNISLLLVEDSPHDAELALLTLERNHYVAETEVVYDRAGVVEALQRRRFDLILSDLILPGYSGSQALQDARQLAPDTPFIFLSGVFGEEHAVSMMRSGAVDYVLKQNLNLLPKAVERALSEVQERHGRLRAEEALREVEVRARLAIDAAGLGMWDYELTSGTLILDRQCRAMFDLSDDAPVNVGVLASFCHPDDLQRIREKVRKTLTDEGDKEFTVDYRILLGDGRVRWVETRGQGFFEDGASKRFIGVVMDVTEQKLATEALKRMNETLGERVEARTRERDRTWELSRDLLAVMRFDTTVVALNPVWEGTLGWPREKLTDQPLWALVHPDDLSATLEETERLRQGHVTDRFVNRMQHSNGSYRWLSWTAVPEGERMYAAGRDITSEIAAVDRLAAANRELTEQIKERERIEATLQQMQRLEAVGQLTAGVAHDFNNLLTVILTSASFLKNDLERGAPLAKSLSRLQYIQESGERGATLTSQLLAFARRQQLAPKAVDLNDTLVGMLSLLHSTLGGAVTIETDTCAGLWHALVDPTQIEMIILNLAINARDAMGSGGRLALVTANAVIDTPAQRAEEPGPGEYVVLSVRDTGSGMSDHVLQKAFEPFFTTKEVGKGSGLGLAQVFGFAKQSGGGARIETELGVGTTVSVYLPRVQAPELAIDAPESPHSTPIGDASNTVLLVDDDNSVREVTAQMLSNLGYSVIQAESGQRALQLLKDGTTVDLLLADFAMPGMNGGELARAVLSSYPKLPVVFITGYAELGELGMGSTTIIQKPFREDDLASKILVALTEASPA, encoded by the coding sequence ATGCCACCGAAAAAAAATATTAGCCTCCTGCTAGTTGAAGACAGCCCGCACGATGCCGAGCTGGCGCTCCTGACGCTCGAACGAAACCACTACGTCGCCGAGACGGAAGTCGTCTATGACCGTGCCGGCGTGGTCGAAGCGCTGCAACGACGGCGCTTCGATCTGATTCTTTCGGATTTGATCCTGCCGGGCTATTCCGGCAGCCAGGCACTGCAGGACGCCAGGCAACTGGCGCCCGACACCCCTTTCATTTTCCTTTCCGGCGTATTCGGCGAGGAGCATGCGGTCAGCATGATGCGGTCCGGCGCCGTTGATTACGTGCTCAAACAGAACCTGAACCTCTTGCCCAAGGCGGTTGAGCGAGCACTGAGCGAGGTGCAGGAACGCCACGGACGCCTGCGCGCCGAAGAAGCACTGCGCGAAGTCGAGGTGCGTGCTCGTCTGGCGATCGATGCGGCAGGCTTGGGCATGTGGGACTACGAGCTGACAAGCGGCACGCTGATTCTCGATCGTCAATGTCGCGCGATGTTCGACCTGTCCGATGACGCGCCGGTGAACGTCGGGGTGTTAGCGTCGTTCTGTCATCCAGACGACCTGCAGCGTATACGCGAAAAGGTCCGCAAGACCCTCACAGATGAGGGTGACAAGGAATTCACCGTCGACTACCGCATCCTGCTCGGCGACGGGCGGGTGCGCTGGGTGGAAACCCGCGGACAAGGCTTCTTCGAGGACGGCGCGAGCAAGCGTTTCATCGGCGTGGTGATGGATGTTACCGAACAGAAACTGGCCACCGAAGCGCTCAAACGCATGAACGAAACGCTCGGCGAACGTGTCGAGGCACGCACGCGTGAGCGCGACCGGACCTGGGAACTCTCCCGCGACCTGCTCGCGGTGATGCGCTTCGATACTACGGTTGTCGCACTCAATCCGGTCTGGGAAGGCACGCTCGGCTGGCCGCGTGAAAAACTCACCGACCAGCCCCTCTGGGCCTTGGTGCACCCCGACGACCTCAGCGCAACCCTTGAAGAAACCGAGCGGCTTCGCCAGGGGCATGTCACCGACCGCTTCGTCAACCGTATGCAGCACAGCAATGGCAGCTACCGCTGGCTGTCATGGACCGCAGTGCCCGAAGGCGAAAGGATGTACGCCGCGGGACGCGACATCACCAGCGAGATCGCTGCCGTCGACCGTCTCGCAGCGGCCAACCGCGAGCTGACGGAGCAGATCAAGGAGCGCGAACGCATCGAGGCCACCCTCCAGCAGATGCAGCGCCTGGAGGCCGTCGGCCAGCTAACCGCCGGCGTCGCGCATGATTTTAATAATCTGCTGACCGTCATTCTTACCAGCGCCAGCTTTCTCAAGAACGACCTGGAGCGTGGCGCGCCGCTGGCCAAATCGCTGAGCCGCCTGCAGTACATCCAGGAGTCCGGTGAACGCGGCGCGACCCTGACCAGCCAGCTGTTGGCGTTCGCTCGTCGTCAGCAGTTGGCCCCGAAGGCAGTGGACCTCAACGACACCTTGGTCGGCATGCTCAGTCTGTTGCACAGCACCTTAGGCGGTGCCGTTACCATCGAAACCGATACTTGCGCCGGACTCTGGCATGCCTTGGTCGATCCCACCCAGATCGAGATGATCATCCTCAACCTGGCGATCAATGCCCGCGACGCCATGGGTTCCGGTGGCCGTCTCGCCCTCGTTACGGCCAACGCGGTGATCGATACACCCGCGCAGCGTGCCGAAGAGCCGGGGCCTGGCGAGTACGTGGTGCTGTCGGTACGGGATACAGGCTCAGGCATGAGCGATCACGTGCTGCAGAAGGCCTTCGAACCGTTCTTCACCACCAAGGAGGTGGGCAAGGGTTCGGGGCTCGGGCTGGCGCAGGTGTTCGGCTTCGCCAAGCAATCCGGTGGTGGCGCGCGGATCGAGACCGAACTGGGCGTGGGTACCACCGTCAGCGTCTACCTGCCTCGGGTTCAGGCCCCGGAGCTGGCGATCGACGCGCCGGAAAGCCCACACAGCACGCCGATCGGTGATGCATCGAACACCGTCCTGCTGGTCGACGACGATAACAGCGTGCGTGAAGTGACCGCACAGATGTTGTCCAACCTGGGCTATTCGGTGATCCAGGCGGAGAGCGGTCAGCGGGCCCTGCAATTGCTGAAAGACGGAACGACGGTGGACCTGCTTCTGGCCGACTTCGCCATGCCGGGGATGAACGGCGGCGAGCTGGCCCGGGCCGTTCTGTCGAGCTATCCGAAGCTGCCCGTGGTATTCATCACCGGCTATGCCGAGCTTGGCGAACTGGGCATGGGTAGCACGACGATTATCCAGAAACCCTTCCGTGAAGACGATCTGGCCAGCAAAATCCTCGTCGCGCTCACCGAAGCGAGTCCCGCCTGA
- a CDS encoding sulfotransferase family protein, with product MNDLASATAKRTNADPGFHVPTWMHLLSGWIHRNPRSWIRLGNLETRAVADIIVDVRVDRPIFVAGLARSGTTVLLEQLAAHPQVTSHRYIDYPPVLTPYWWNRWLEMVPRATEVAKERAHQDGISITSQSPEAFEEVLWMAFFPDAHDPGRSSVMGRQHAHPEFERFYAEHLRKLLAVRKRQRYVAKGNYNLVRLTYLHRLYPDARFVLAIRDPVWHIASLIKQHRLFVTGECAEPRALEHMRRVGHYEFGLDRRAINTGDTALTRKITELWASGREVEGWAQYWAMIYNHVADVLADDDALRHACLMVRYEALCGEPRTTLARVFEHSDLPVAADWLDTAAASLHAPGYYRPTFSDEELAVIQAVTGPVAARFGYAEDVFSDDSAH from the coding sequence ATGAATGACCTGGCGAGCGCTACTGCGAAGCGAACCAATGCCGATCCGGGCTTCCACGTACCGACCTGGATGCATCTGCTCAGTGGGTGGATTCATCGAAACCCGCGATCGTGGATCCGACTCGGCAACCTGGAGACCCGAGCGGTCGCCGATATTATTGTGGACGTGCGGGTGGATCGGCCGATCTTCGTCGCCGGATTGGCCCGTTCGGGCACCACCGTGTTACTCGAACAACTGGCCGCGCACCCACAGGTGACCAGCCATCGCTACATCGACTATCCGCCGGTGCTGACACCCTACTGGTGGAACCGCTGGCTGGAGATGGTGCCGCGCGCGACCGAAGTCGCGAAGGAGCGCGCTCACCAGGATGGCATCAGCATCACCTCGCAAAGCCCGGAAGCGTTCGAGGAAGTTCTCTGGATGGCGTTTTTCCCTGACGCCCACGATCCAGGCCGCAGCTCGGTCATGGGCCGGCAGCACGCGCATCCCGAGTTCGAGCGCTTCTACGCGGAGCACCTGCGCAAGCTACTAGCCGTGCGTAAACGCCAGCGCTATGTGGCCAAGGGCAACTACAACCTGGTCCGGCTGACATACCTGCATCGTCTTTATCCCGATGCCCGTTTCGTGCTGGCGATCCGCGATCCGGTCTGGCATATCGCTTCGCTGATCAAGCAGCACCGCCTGTTCGTCACCGGCGAATGTGCTGAGCCCAGAGCCCTGGAACACATGCGTCGGGTCGGGCATTACGAGTTCGGCCTCGACCGGCGGGCGATCAATACCGGCGACACCGCCCTGACCCGCAAGATCACCGAGCTCTGGGCATCGGGCCGTGAGGTGGAGGGCTGGGCGCAGTACTGGGCGATGATCTACAACCATGTCGCCGACGTGTTGGCGGACGACGACGCGTTGCGCCATGCCTGTCTGATGGTGCGCTACGAAGCGCTGTGCGGTGAGCCGCGGACCACGCTGGCACGGGTGTTCGAGCACAGCGACCTGCCCGTTGCAGCCGACTGGTTGGACACCGCCGCAGCGAGCCTGCACGCCCCCGGCTATTACCGGCCGACCTTCAGCGACGAGGAGCTGGCGGTCATCCAGGCCGTCACCGGTCCGGTTGCAGCCCGCTTCGGCTACGCCGAAGACGTGTTTTCAGATGATTCAGCCCACTGA
- a CDS encoding DUF3301 domain-containing protein codes for MITLGNLFIFLLLMTAIAWLWHAHGIRERALAAVRRHCKTMDVELLDGNVAFRRLGVIRDARGQRRFARVYGFEFTVTGEQRHQGSIVMFGARPGPIEMEAHPFHAPPDSGRVIQLDDWRRRNE; via the coding sequence ATGATCACGCTCGGCAACCTGTTCATCTTTCTCCTGCTTATGACGGCCATCGCCTGGCTTTGGCACGCCCATGGCATCCGTGAGCGCGCGCTGGCAGCGGTGCGGCGCCATTGCAAAACGATGGATGTCGAGCTGCTGGACGGCAATGTGGCATTTCGTCGTCTGGGGGTGATTCGTGACGCACGCGGGCAGCGCCGTTTTGCACGGGTCTACGGTTTCGAATTCACCGTCACCGGAGAGCAGCGCCATCAGGGCAGTATCGTCATGTTCGGTGCCCGTCCAGGACCGATTGAAATGGAGGCGCATCCTTTTCATGCTCCGCCGGATTCGGGGCGGGTAATCCAACTGGACGATTGGCGCCGCCGCAACGAGTGA
- a CDS encoding ATP-binding protein has translation MASTQACDRLTEALAQCADEPIHIPGSIQPHGFLLVLHEPQLTIAQASDNVVQWLGVEAQALLGQPLAELIGECGFAERLAALAEDDHNPFHLSDISFTLPGHSDRPSFALMAHRYAGRLIVEFEAAGSSGKAYDTLYPLMRTFVVQLQEAQALDVICQLAVREVKRVTGFGRVKAYRFDAQGNGVVLAEEADEGYPRYLGLYFPASDIPSQARQLYRDNLIRVIQDANYRPSPLVPALNPDTGEPLDLSFASLRSVSPVHLQYMRNMGTLASMSISIVVQGELWGMISCHDAAPRAVGYQTRTACELLGRILALQIQAKEAAALAQRKLELRRQIVELLSAMADRDSVIEGFKNLPTVVLGFASAHGAAIVSGETQEVIGETPPPELLTALTLWLSQQHERLVFSSDCISRDIPAVPELAAHCAGLLAISISRLHPHYLLWFRREQIKTVNWAGQASKQINARGGLSPRDSFESWCETVRGYAQPWQQVELDGALELRTAVLGIVLRKAEEMAQLAGELRESNKELESFSYSVSHDLRAPLRHIAGYAELLGELEGSKLSDRGLRFLDNIGDAARFAGTLVDNLLSFSQMGRAALRMSDVNLSALVESIRREMAPDCEGRQIEWQVQSMPVVVADAAFIHMALRNLISNALKYSRTRELAVIEIGAEQRAEETIVYVRDNGVGFNMQYANKLFGVFQRLHRMEEFEGTGIGLASVRRIIERHDGQVWANGEIDQGATFFFSLPRLAYASSL, from the coding sequence GTGGCATCCACCCAAGCATGCGACAGGCTCACAGAGGCGCTCGCCCAGTGCGCTGACGAACCCATCCATATCCCGGGCAGTATTCAACCCCATGGGTTTCTGCTGGTGCTCCACGAACCTCAGCTGACCATCGCTCAAGCCAGCGATAATGTCGTTCAGTGGCTTGGAGTCGAGGCCCAGGCATTGCTCGGCCAGCCGCTCGCCGAGCTTATCGGTGAGTGCGGCTTCGCCGAACGCCTGGCTGCGCTGGCCGAAGACGACCACAATCCGTTCCACCTGAGCGACATCAGTTTCACGCTCCCAGGGCACAGCGACCGGCCGTCATTCGCCTTGATGGCCCACCGCTACGCGGGCCGGCTCATCGTCGAGTTCGAGGCCGCGGGCAGTTCCGGCAAGGCCTACGACACGCTCTATCCCCTGATGCGGACGTTCGTGGTGCAGTTGCAAGAAGCGCAGGCGCTCGATGTCATCTGCCAACTGGCCGTGCGCGAGGTCAAACGCGTCACCGGCTTCGGTCGGGTCAAGGCCTACCGCTTCGATGCGCAGGGCAACGGCGTGGTATTGGCAGAAGAAGCCGACGAAGGCTACCCGCGCTATCTGGGGCTGTACTTTCCGGCTTCGGATATTCCGTCACAGGCACGCCAGCTCTACCGCGACAACCTGATCCGAGTGATCCAGGACGCCAACTACCGGCCCTCCCCGCTGGTACCCGCGCTCAATCCGGACACCGGTGAACCGCTGGATCTGAGCTTTGCCTCGCTTCGCAGCGTGTCGCCGGTGCACCTGCAGTACATGCGCAACATGGGCACGCTCGCGTCGATGTCGATTTCGATCGTCGTGCAGGGCGAGCTCTGGGGGATGATCTCCTGCCATGACGCCGCGCCGCGCGCTGTGGGCTATCAGACCCGCACGGCTTGCGAACTGTTAGGGCGCATTCTTGCGCTGCAGATTCAAGCCAAGGAAGCAGCGGCGTTAGCCCAGCGCAAGCTGGAATTGCGTCGCCAGATCGTCGAGCTGCTTTCGGCAATGGCCGACCGCGACAGCGTCATCGAAGGCTTCAAGAACCTCCCGACCGTTGTACTCGGATTCGCCAGTGCCCACGGCGCCGCCATCGTCTCGGGCGAGACCCAAGAAGTCATCGGTGAGACGCCCCCACCTGAATTGCTGACCGCGCTGACGCTATGGCTGTCGCAGCAGCATGAGCGTCTGGTATTCAGTTCCGATTGCATTTCCCGCGATATCCCGGCCGTGCCGGAACTGGCCGCGCACTGTGCCGGCCTGCTGGCGATCTCGATTTCGCGCCTGCATCCGCATTACCTGCTGTGGTTCCGTCGTGAGCAGATCAAGACCGTGAACTGGGCCGGTCAGGCGAGCAAGCAAATTAACGCTCGCGGCGGGTTGTCTCCGCGCGACAGTTTCGAGAGCTGGTGCGAGACGGTGCGTGGCTACGCCCAGCCCTGGCAACAGGTGGAACTGGACGGCGCGCTCGAACTGCGCACCGCAGTGCTCGGCATCGTGCTGCGCAAGGCCGAGGAAATGGCCCAGCTCGCCGGTGAGCTGCGTGAAAGCAACAAGGAGCTGGAGTCATTCTCCTACAGCGTCTCGCATGACCTGCGCGCGCCGCTGCGGCACATCGCCGGCTATGCGGAGCTTTTGGGCGAACTCGAAGGCAGCAAGCTCAGCGATCGTGGCCTGCGCTTCCTCGACAACATCGGCGATGCCGCCCGTTTCGCCGGCACGCTGGTCGACAATCTGCTGAGTTTCTCCCAGATGGGCCGCGCCGCGCTGCGAATGTCCGACGTCAATCTCAGCGCGTTGGTCGAATCCATCCGTCGGGAAATGGCGCCGGACTGCGAAGGCCGGCAGATAGAATGGCAAGTTCAATCGATGCCTGTCGTGGTCGCTGACGCCGCTTTCATCCATATGGCCTTGCGCAACCTGATCTCCAATGCCCTCAAGTACAGCCGCACGCGTGAGCTGGCGGTCATCGAGATAGGTGCCGAACAGCGCGCCGAAGAAACCATCGTTTACGTTCGCGATAACGGCGTCGGCTTCAACATGCAATATGCCAACAAGCTGTTCGGTGTCTTCCAGCGCCTGCATCGGATGGAGGAGTTCGAGGGCACCGGGATCGGACTGGCCAGCGTGCGACGTATCATCGAGCGGCACGATGGACAGGTCTGGGCGAACGGCGAAATCGATCAGGGCGCGACCTTTTTCTTTTCATTACCCCGCCTCGCTTACGCGTCATCCCTTTAG
- the cysC gene encoding adenylyl-sulfate kinase has protein sequence MAHTGSPLHQAEPPGIQEILRVRAKPDAHLYRHAMMVDKAARAAINGQKPCALWFTGLSGAGKSTVADLVEQQLHSLGKRTMILDGDNVRHGLNRDLGFSDADRIENIRRVGEVARLMVDAGLIVLVSFISPFRSERQMVRELLEPGEFFEIFVDASLEVCEARDPKGLYRKARAGQLPNFTGIGSRYEPPSAPELHLPAGEAPPEVLAEQVMALLQARGML, from the coding sequence ATGGCTCATACAGGCTCCCCGCTACACCAGGCCGAGCCGCCTGGCATTCAAGAAATCCTGCGGGTGAGAGCAAAGCCGGATGCGCACCTTTATCGGCATGCGATGATGGTGGACAAGGCCGCGCGAGCGGCGATCAACGGGCAGAAGCCGTGCGCCCTCTGGTTTACCGGATTGTCCGGGGCGGGTAAATCGACCGTGGCGGACCTGGTCGAACAGCAGCTTCACTCTCTGGGCAAACGCACCATGATCCTGGACGGCGACAACGTACGCCATGGTCTCAATCGGGACCTTGGCTTCAGCGACGCCGATCGAATCGAAAACATTCGCCGGGTGGGGGAAGTCGCACGGCTGATGGTGGATGCCGGGCTGATCGTGCTGGTCAGCTTCATTTCGCCGTTTCGCAGTGAGCGGCAAATGGTGCGCGAGTTACTGGAGCCGGGCGAATTTTTCGAGATATTCGTCGACGCCTCGCTGGAAGTCTGCGAGGCGCGCGATCCCAAGGGCTTGTACCGCAAAGCAAGAGCCGGCCAGCTGCCCAACTTCACCGGCATCGGCAGTCGCTACGAACCACCGAGCGCGCCAGAGCTCCACCTGCCAGCGGGCGAAGCGCCACCCGAGGTGCTCGCCGAGCAGGTCATGGCGCTGCTGCAGGCGCGCGGAATGCTATGA